A part of Curtobacterium sp. MCLR17_036 genomic DNA contains:
- the tmk gene encoding dTMP kinase — MTGRFITLEGGDGAGKTTQAEMLTAWLGEHGRTVVRTREPGGTALGERIREIVLHERGHVSPRAEALLYAADRAHHVQTVVRPAMARDEVVLQDRYTDSSVAYQGVARGLGAERIRSVSDWASEGLRPDLTVLLDLDVTVGRARVAAARGDTFDRLESEAEAFHETVRRAFLDMAEVEPDRFLVVDAAAPADHVQDVIRAAVAPLVGIDGA; from the coding sequence GTGACCGGTCGCTTCATCACGCTCGAGGGCGGCGACGGCGCGGGCAAGACGACCCAGGCCGAGATGCTCACGGCCTGGCTCGGCGAGCACGGCCGCACCGTGGTGCGGACCCGCGAGCCCGGCGGGACCGCCCTCGGCGAGCGGATCCGCGAGATCGTGCTGCACGAACGCGGCCACGTCTCGCCCCGCGCCGAGGCCTTGCTCTACGCGGCCGACCGCGCGCACCACGTGCAGACCGTCGTCCGTCCGGCCATGGCCCGCGACGAGGTCGTGCTGCAGGACCGCTACACGGACTCGTCCGTGGCCTACCAGGGCGTCGCGCGCGGCCTCGGAGCGGAGCGCATCCGCTCGGTGTCCGACTGGGCGTCCGAGGGCCTGCGCCCCGACCTGACGGTGCTGCTCGACCTCGACGTCACCGTCGGCCGGGCACGGGTGGCCGCGGCCCGCGGGGACACCTTCGATCGGCTCGAGTCCGAGGCCGAGGCGTTCCACGAGACCGTGCGCCGGGCGTTCCTCGACATGGCCGAGGTCGAGCCGGACCGCTTCCTGGTCGTCGACGCCGCGGCACCCGCCGACCACGTGCAGGACGTCATCCGTGCGGCCGTGGCGCCGCTCGTCGGCATCGACGGCGCATGA